A section of the Cydia splendana chromosome 1, ilCydSple1.2, whole genome shotgun sequence genome encodes:
- the LOC134797595 gene encoding protein decapentaplegic, with translation MRGACACAVVCALVALCAAESSSPRAALDEATRAAAERQLLALLGLPRKPTPPAPAPPVPKALRVLYDERGALPATAANTARSFHHTPTRLDDRFPHEHRFRLYFNVTGVPADEVARGADLTFHRADGATTAQRLLLYDVVKPGRRGRTEPILRLLDSVPLRPGAEIVRVDAVGAARRWLTEPTENHGLLVRVIEQNENGTDARQPHVRVRRRADESSEQWHGLQPLLLLYTEDERARAARERGETILTRSKRGAARRGHRAHHRRKEAREICQRRPLFVDFADVGWSNWIVAPHGYDAYYCQGDCPFPLADHLNGTNHAIVQTLVNSVNPAAVPKACCVPTQLSSISMLYLDEQNNVVLKNYQDMMVMGCGCR, from the coding sequence ATGCGTGGGGCGTGCGCATGCGCTGTGGTGTGCGCACTGGTCGCGCTGTGCGCAGCCGAGTCGAGCTCACCACGCGCCGCGCTGGACGAGGCCACACGCGCCGCCGCCGAGCGACAGCTGCTGGCGCTGCTGGGGCTGCCGCGCAAACCCACGCCgccggcgcccgcgccgccaGTACCCAAAGCGTTGCGCGTGCTCTATGACGAGCGCGGCGCGCTGCCCGCGACCGCTGCCAATACCGCCCGTTCCTTCCACCATACGCCTACGCGGCTCGACGATCGGTTTCCGCACGAGCATCGCTTTCGTCTGTACTTCAACGTGACCGGTGTGCCCGCGGACGAGGTGGCGCGCGGCGCCGATCTCACGTTTCATCGCGCCGACGGCGCGACTACCGCTCAACGGTTGCTATTATACGACGTAGTCAAGCCTGGGCGTCGCGGCCGCACGGAACCCATCCTGCGGCTTCTCGATTCTGTGCCGCTGCGGCCCGGCGCCGAAATTGTACGGGTCGATGCCGTCGGCGCAGCGCGCCGTTGGCTTACCGAGCCAACAGAGAATCATGGACTGTTAGTGCGTGTTATCGAGCAGAATGAGAACGGCACGGACGCGAGACAGCCGCACGTGCGAGTACGGCGACGAGCCGATGAAAGCTCCGAGCAATGGCACGGGTTGCAGCCGCTGTTGCTATTATACACTGAAGATGAGCGTGCCAGGGCGGCTCGCGAGCGCGGTGAGACAATACTCACGCGCAGCAAGCGCGGCGCTGCGAGACGCGGCCACAGAGCGCATCACCGCCGCAAAGAGGCGCGCGAAATTTGCCAGCGGCGGCCGCTGTTCGTGGACTTCGCCGACGTCGGTTGGAGTAATTGGATCGTCGCGCCGCACGGTTACGACGCGTACTATTGCCAGGGCGATTGCCCATTCCCGCTGGCGGACCACTTGAACGGCACGAACCACGCGATCGTGCAGACTCTAGTGAACTCAGTGAACCCGGCCGCCGTGCCGAAGGCGTGCTGCGTGCCGACGCAGCTCTCGTCCATCTCTATGCTATATTTGGACGAACAGAACAATGTGGTGCTCAAAAATTATCAGGACATGATGGTGATGGGTTGCGGTTGCCGATGA